Below is a genomic region from Persicimonas caeni.
TCATCAGCTCGTTGAGGTAGGTGTAGCAGACCTGCGAGGGCAAGATGCCGGCGCGAGCGATATCGACGGTGACCACCTCGGTCTCGTCGTCGATGAGCTCGCCGCGAAAGACCCCGCGGCGGGTATGCTCCTTCATGCGGCTGTGAACGGTCGCCTTTTTTCGGGGGAACTCGGTGTTGATGACCGAGATGAGCAGGCGCTGGTACAGAATCTCGATGAGCCGGTTGAACTGCGGCTGGCCCACATCCGGCGAGCACAGCTTGGCGAGCTGCGACAGCGCAAACGGATCGTTCAGGATATGAACGTTGTCGCCGTAGCGGTGCTCGATCTCGTTGAGGTTGTACGACAGATTCGAGTATTGAGAATCCACGGTCATGCCTCCTCGTTGGATAGCTGTTCGCTGTAGCCCTGGGCGAAGCAGCGCCGGCAGCGCGCCTCATACCGCTCGTCGGAGCCCACCAGGACCTGCTGGGGGTTGGTCGCCAGCCGGTAGCTTCGGTGTGCGGGGTTGCCGCACTTGACGCAGATCGCGTGCAGTTTGGTCACGTACTCGGCGGCCGCCAGAAGCTGGGGCATCGGGCCGAACGGCTCGGCGCGATAGTCTTGGTCGAGCCCGGCGACGATCACCCGGCACTGCTTCTGAGCCATCTCGTTGCAGAACTCGATGACGTCGAGGTCGAAGAACTGGACCTCGTCGATCCCGATGACCTCGACGTGCGCGTCGAGCTGCTCACGCATCTCGCCGACATCGGCGACCGGGTAGCTCGGTAGCGCTTGTTTGCTGTGGCTGACGATCGACTCGGCGTCATACCGGTCGTCGATTTTCGGCTTGAAGATCTGCAGATTCTGACGCGCGTACTGGGCGCGTTTGAGCCGACGGATGAGCTCTTCGGTCTTCCCGGAGAACATCGGCCCGCAGATGACCTCGATCCAACCGACATCGCGAGGTTGAATAATCATGTTCGGCGGCGCACGGAGGCGGGGGGACAACTACACAAATTCGACGCGGCTGATCTTTAGTCGCCGAGTCGAATTGCTGCAAGGGTCGGAATAAAAAACGAGACTTTGTTGTCGGATGGGCCCCTCTGCTCTAGCCTTCCAACTCCGGGAAATACTTCAAGAGTAGCCCACCGACCTCGAGCCCGAGCGAAAGATCCCCTTTGATCTTGACCCGGTTCTCCAAGTCCTTGGGGCGCACGTCGCCGCGGGCGAGCTCCTCGCCCATCTCGAAGGTGGCGCCGATGCGCAGGCTGGGGGCGCCGGCCGGCATCTCGTAGTCGTTGAGGATGAGGTGGACGACGATGGGCTGGTCGAGGTCGTCGGCGCTCAGGTCCAGGACGAATTCGCCATCGTAGCGCTCGAACTCGTCGAGAAACTCGCGGGTGACCTTGCGTGGCACGTCGGTGTCGTTGGCGCGCTTTTCGGCGAGCTTGGCGACCTCGAGCACGTGGCGCTTGAAGTCTTCCCAGCGCGCTGCCTCCCCGGCGACGGTGACCACCGGAAAGTCGATCATCTCGTCGGCCTCGACCTCGCAGCCGTCGGGGCGGAACTCGTAGGTGTACTTCTCGTCCGTGTCGGTCAGGTGGACCGAGACGATGACGGGCGTGTCGTAGGCCGAGGCGAACAGTTCCCGGCGCGCCTCGAAGAGCGCGGGGACGTGCTCGAGGAAGAAGGTCTCGGTGTCGACTCCGGGGGCCAGCGCGTCTTCGAGGTTCATGGTCTAGTCTTTCTTCTTGAGGTTAATGGTCGACCAGAGCATCGCGCAGGTAATGCCCATAAAGAACATGTTGCCTGCGACCAGTGCGCGTCCGTCACACGCGCTCAGAGTCAACGCCACCAGAGCCAACGCCCACACTTTATACATCGTTCGTCCTGTCATCGCTCGTCCTTGACCGCTCTTGTCGCCACCCGTGGCGAATCTCGTGTCCACTGCCAATGCTTGCTCGTTTCTTACCTGCTGGTTCGTTGCTGATTGCAGACTTGTTAGCGTTGTGAAGTCAGCCAGTCGTCGGTGATTTCGCCGCAAAAGACGTACTCGACCGGTCCCGTCATCC
It encodes:
- a CDS encoding thymidine kinase — its product is MIIQPRDVGWIEVICGPMFSGKTEELIRRLKRAQYARQNLQIFKPKIDDRYDAESIVSHSKQALPSYPVADVGEMREQLDAHVEVIGIDEVQFFDLDVIEFCNEMAQKQCRVIVAGLDQDYRAEPFGPMPQLLAAAEYVTKLHAICVKCGNPAHRSYRLATNPQQVLVGSDERYEARCRRCFAQGYSEQLSNEEA